From a region of the Lactuca sativa cultivar Salinas chromosome 4, Lsat_Salinas_v11, whole genome shotgun sequence genome:
- the LOC111911333 gene encoding dof zinc finger protein DOF3.4 — MIQELFGGGATGLLNRDRDLPVSGAFEPSPSPSPSSSTTNTATTNAPTAANPTTSDNQKLRCPRCDSANTKFCYYNNYNLTQPRHFCKTCRRYWTKGGALRNVPIGGGCRKNKGTTIATTIGKPISSNGKLKAVVSSELGKSGFINGFEHEFTHNPILWSAPPQTSHLLSLLRATQNPNPNFASNSVTHIKDQGFMVGSHMSNLGFEPLGQASSLGLCSSLWRNNQVNQQAQQNHHEQHQQGMMNSGHEVQNTENNQGQRYQRLRSSSPVNYFHHDQTTPLILGSNVANTSSSISTSTILDSSPVLASGELGFWNQSLPWSDLAAANGAYP, encoded by the coding sequence ATGATCCAAGAGCTATTTGGTGGAGGTGCTACTGGACTTTTAAATAGAGACAGAGATCTTCCTGTATCTGGAGCCTTCGAACCTTCGCCTTCTCCATCACCCTCTTCTTCCACCACCAACACCGCCACCACCAACGCCCCCACAGCCGCCAACCCCACCACCTCCGACAACCAGAAGTTAAGATGCCCACGATGTGATTCCGCCAACACAAAGTTTTGTTACTACAACAACTACAACCTCACTCAGCCACGCCATTTCTGCAAGACTTGCAGGCGTTACTGGACCAAAGGCGGAGCACTACGTAACGTCCCAATTGGTGGTGGTTGCCGGAAAAACAAAGGCACTACCATAGCAACCACCATCGGAAAACCAATCTCCTCCAACGGAAAACTGAAAGCTGTAGTTTCATCTGAGCTTGGAAAGTCCGGTTTCATCAACGGTTTCGAACATGAATTTACTCACAACCCAATTCTATGGTCTGCTCCTCCACAAACCTCTCATCTTCTTTCACTACTCAGAGCCacacaaaaccctaaccctaattttgcATCAAATTCCGTAACCCACATCAAAGATCAAGGCTTTATGGTTGGATCACACATGTCTAACCTAGGATTCGAACCTTTAGGTCAAGCATCATCATTAGGACTATGCAGCTCTTTGTGGAGAAACAATCAAGTAAACCAACAAGCTCAACAAAACCACCATGAACAACATCAACAAGGGATGATGAACAGTGGTCATGAAGTTCAAAATACAGAAAACAATCAAGGTCAACGGTATCAACGGTTGAGATCATCATCTCCTGTTAACTACTTCCATCATGATCAAACGACACCTTTGATCTTGGGTAGCAATGTCGCCAACACTTCATCCTCAATATCAACTTCAACGATCTTGGATTCTTCTCCAGTTCTTGCGAGTGGTGAGCTGGGGTTTTGGAATCAAAGCCTTCCATGGTCCGATCTAGCTGCTGCTAATGGTGCATACCCTTaa